CACCGGGGGCGGCGTAGTGGCCTCCTCCACGCTGACGCATGAATGGCGTGAGCTGAAATTAAAGAGGGACACCGTCAGGCACAGTTTCCAGCTTCCGTGAGCTTTCCGTCCGCCCTTCCTGCGGAAAGGGCTTATTCCTCCGTCCAGCTTACGGAAAGAGTTTCAAATTTGGCCCTCACCGGGATTCTCCACACCCGGCCATCCCTGGCCACGCCGCTGCACGGAATACCGTCCATCAGCGCGCTGACGAAAATCCCCGCCGGCAGGCCGTGCAGGACCACCTCCGCGGACTCATGGAACGCGCAGGGATCCCCCTCGCACTTCCAGTCCAGTTCCAGGGAACTGGAGCCGCCGCGGTAAAGGAATTCATGCACGGCGCATTCCCCGTTCCTGTACCCGTAGCCGTCGCCCGCGTCTTCATACAGGTGGGAAGCTGTTTCCTCCTCCGGCGCCCACCAGACGTCCAGCGCCAGCGGGGGCCTGGACAGCTCGCCCACGTGCTGCTGGACGGGCCAATGAGGCACTACCGCCCCGCCGCGGACGTACACGGGGAGGAAGGAAAGCGGGCACTTCACCCACACGTCCTTTCCGGTGTCCTTCATCAGGCTGTCCGTGTGGTAGGAATACCAGACGCCCTCCGGAATGTACAGGAAGCGCCCTCCCTCCTGCGGCTCATGAATGGGGACAACGTACAAATGGTCTCCAAGGAAGTATTCCGCTCCGCGCCAGTAGGTATCCCGGTTCTCAAAGCATTGGAGCGCCAGGGAGTGCAGCACGGGCATGCCCGTTTCCGCATAACGCCGGAACTGGGTGTAAATATAGGGAAGAAGGCGGTACCGCCCTTCAATGGCGGCCTTCACGTATCCGGTCACCTCCTGGCCGAACACCCAGGGTTCCTGCCCGCCGAATTCCCCGGAGGAATGATTGCGGAAAAGGCCTTGGAACGCGGCCATCTGCATCCAGCGGCAGAACAGCTCCGGCGTGGGGTGGCCCATGAATCCCCCCGCATCCGCCCCCGCAAAGGAAATGCCGGAGGCGGCAAGCCGCTGGCACTGGAAGTTGGCCAGCTTCAAATGCTCCCAGTTGGAACGGTTGTCCCCCGTCCAGGTGGCGGCGAAGCGCTGAAGTCCGGCAAAACCCGCGCGGGACAGCAGGAAGGGGCGCCTGTCCGGCGCGTGGCGCTTCATGGCCAGCCAGGAGGCCTCCGCCATGCACTGCCCGTAAATGTTGTGGGCCTTCTCATGGGAACAGGGCATGCCGTCATATTCATGCCGCGTATCCATCGGGAACGTGCGGTCCGGAAAAATGACCGGCTCATTCATGTCGTTCCAAAGTCCGCGCACGCCCACCTCCTGAAGGTCATGCCTCAACAGGTCCGCCCACCAGCTCCGGACGGCAGGGGCCGTAAAATCCGGGAAATTGCAGAGCCCCGGCCAGACCTCCTCCGACAAAAGGGCGCCCTCCGCCCGGCGGCAGAAATAATTCCGTTCCAGGCCCTGCGCCCAGACCGGATTGGCCGGGTTGATCTTCACGCCGGGGTTCACGATCAGGACCGTCTTCACCCCGTCTTCCTCCAGGGAGCGGACCATTCCCGCCGCATCCGGAAAATTGTACTTGTCCCACGTGAACCCCTCCTTCTTCTCCATGTAATGGTGGTCCAGATGGATGGCGTCACACGGTATCCCCAGGTCCCGGAACCGTTCCACCAGGTTGTACACGGCCTTGTCCGGGTAATAGCTCCATTTGGACTGGTGGTAGCCCAGGGCCCACAGCGGCGGCAGTTCCGGCGTGCCGGTAAGGCGGGTGTAGGCGGCCACGATGTCCAGCGGGCGGCGGTCGTAAATGAAGTAGTAATTCATCAGGCCCCCGAATGAACCGAAGGTCAGCACCTTTTCATCCGTGGCGCCGAAGTCGAAGTAGGAGCGGCACGTATTGTCAAAAAGCAGGCCGTACGCCTTCCCGTCCCGGAGGCTCAGGAAAAACGGGATGCTCTTGTACAAGGGGTCGGACTCCTCATGAAAATCATAATGGTCCGCCCCCCACATGGAAAAATACTTGCCCCGCAGGTTCAGGGCGCAGGGCTTGTCCCCCAGGCCGAAGAAGTGCTCCGTTTCCTGGAGTTTTTTCCGTATCCACACGCGGGCGTCCCCCGTCCAGTCCTTGGACTCCCGGCCAAAGCCCCCTTCATCCGCCAGCAGGGGTTCATCAGTGACAAGATCGTAAAAATCCACCTTTTGCTCCTCCGTGCGGATGCGTATCCGCAACAGGGACGTTTCAATGACATGCACTCCCGCTTCGTCATGCTCCCGGATCTCCGCTCCCGGGGCCTCGTACGCGGGGTTCACGGCATAACTGGGTTCGTCCTCCGGCACCGGTCCGGTGAAGTACGTCACACGGACAATTCCGGCGTCCGCAATGCACACGCTGAGAGTTATTTTAGAAACGGCATTCGTGTATTCCCACTTGACCAGACGCCCCCGGAGAGGAGGCGTTTTCCGCTTTTCAGGGATGTTGGAAAAGGAACGCATGGAAGCCAAACAGAAGAAAGTATCAAGGGTGTTCGGTTTAGATTAAACCCATTTTATGACGAACGCAAGATTGAACTAAACCAGCGCTTTTCTTTTCATTATTAAGACAAAATTACTAATATTCGTCTAGACCACACATGAAAAATCTGATTTTATTGCCTTGGTGCACAACACGGCATGGCGCCGCTTCCTTCCCGACACCGACAACCCACATCAACCAATGAGCACAATCCGAGTTCTTACATTAGGATGGGAATTCCCACCCCTGGTTAACGGGGGGCTGGGCATTGCCTGCCTTGGCCTTTCCAAGGCACTGGCAAAAAAAGTGAATTTAAGGGTGATCGTTCCCAAGGCCGATCCCTCCGCCCTTTTCGACGGGTTCCAGCTCACTGGCCTCAACAATGTCTCCTACCGGGAAGTGGAGCAGGTGGACCAGAAATATTCCTATGACAGCTTCGCCCTGGTGGAGCACGCCCCCATTGAACTGGACCCCTACACCACGGTGGAAGGGGAGTCCGGCACGGTGCAGTTCACCAAGGAAGGCCGCATCACCTTCTCCAAGACTCATGAAGCGGACCTCCAGCTTTTCAAGAACAAGGAAGACCTCTATGCCGGAGACCTGGCCCTGAAAGTCATCCAGTTCTCCAAAATAGCGGTGAAAGTGGCCATGCAGCAGGATTTTGACATCATCCACGCCCATGACTGGATGACCTACCTG
This DNA window, taken from Akkermansia muciniphila, encodes the following:
- a CDS encoding TIM-barrel domain-containing protein produces the protein MRSFSNIPEKRKTPPLRGRLVKWEYTNAVSKITLSVCIADAGIVRVTYFTGPVPEDEPSYAVNPAYEAPGAEIREHDEAGVHVIETSLLRIRIRTEEQKVDFYDLVTDEPLLADEGGFGRESKDWTGDARVWIRKKLQETEHFFGLGDKPCALNLRGKYFSMWGADHYDFHEESDPLYKSIPFFLSLRDGKAYGLLFDNTCRSYFDFGATDEKVLTFGSFGGLMNYYFIYDRRPLDIVAAYTRLTGTPELPPLWALGYHQSKWSYYPDKAVYNLVERFRDLGIPCDAIHLDHHYMEKKEGFTWDKYNFPDAAGMVRSLEEDGVKTVLIVNPGVKINPANPVWAQGLERNYFCRRAEGALLSEEVWPGLCNFPDFTAPAVRSWWADLLRHDLQEVGVRGLWNDMNEPVIFPDRTFPMDTRHEYDGMPCSHEKAHNIYGQCMAEASWLAMKRHAPDRRPFLLSRAGFAGLQRFAATWTGDNRSNWEHLKLANFQCQRLAASGISFAGADAGGFMGHPTPELFCRWMQMAAFQGLFRNHSSGEFGGQEPWVFGQEVTGYVKAAIEGRYRLLPYIYTQFRRYAETGMPVLHSLALQCFENRDTYWRGAEYFLGDHLYVVPIHEPQEGGRFLYIPEGVWYSYHTDSLMKDTGKDVWVKCPLSFLPVYVRGGAVVPHWPVQQHVGELSRPPLALDVWWAPEEETASHLYEDAGDGYGYRNGECAVHEFLYRGGSSSLELDWKCEGDPCAFHESAEVVLHGLPAGIFVSALMDGIPCSGVARDGRVWRIPVRAKFETLSVSWTEE